Proteins co-encoded in one Deltaproteobacteria bacterium genomic window:
- the fliQ gene encoding flagellar biosynthesis protein FliQ: protein MTPEFVTGIGRETITMILLISGPVLFAGMAVGLVISIFQAVTQIQEMTLSFVPKIITVLLVLLALSPWMMEVMVKYTSQIFTNIPNYIR, encoded by the coding sequence GTGACGCCTGAATTCGTAACCGGCATCGGCAGGGAGACGATAACCATGATACTCCTCATATCCGGCCCGGTCCTCTTCGCCGGGATGGCGGTGGGTCTCGTCATAAGCATCTTCCAGGCGGTAACGCAGATACAGGAGATGACGCTCTCGTTCGTGCCCAAGATAATAACCGTCCTCCTCGTGCTCCTTGCGCTCTCGCCCTGGATGATGGAGGTTATGGTGAAGTACACGAGTCAGATATTCACTAACATACCCAATTACATAAGGTAG
- the fliP gene encoding flagellar type III secretion system pore protein FliP (The bacterial flagellar biogenesis protein FliP forms a type III secretion system (T3SS)-type pore required for flagellar assembly.), which produces MTARVLKKTFSIASMAALAILAPGASFAADALGLPNVNLSIGGENSPQGLSTAIQIVLLLTVLTVAPAILLMMTSFTRLVIVFSLLRQALGVQQAPPNQVVVGLALFLTFFIMSPAFMKINENALRPYMQGSISQEAAFTGAIEPLREFMLKNTREKDMELFLRLSKSEAPRTKDDIPTLALIPAFVTSELKTAFQIGFLIYLPFLAIDMIVASVLMSMGMMMLPPVMVSMPFKLMLFVLVDGWYLLVGSLVQSFG; this is translated from the coding sequence ATGACGGCCAGGGTCCTTAAAAAAACATTTTCTATTGCATCGATGGCCGCGTTGGCCATTCTGGCGCCGGGCGCTTCATTTGCTGCCGACGCTCTCGGGCTGCCGAATGTCAATCTTTCGATAGGCGGGGAGAACTCCCCTCAGGGCCTGAGCACCGCCATCCAGATAGTCCTTCTCCTTACGGTCCTTACGGTCGCGCCGGCCATATTATTGATGATGACCTCGTTTACGAGGCTTGTGATCGTGTTTTCGCTTTTGAGACAGGCCCTCGGCGTCCAGCAGGCCCCTCCCAACCAGGTCGTTGTGGGGCTCGCGCTCTTCCTTACTTTTTTCATAATGTCCCCGGCGTTCATGAAGATAAACGAAAACGCGCTCAGGCCGTACATGCAGGGGTCCATATCGCAGGAGGCCGCCTTCACGGGCGCAATCGAGCCGCTGCGCGAGTTCATGCTCAAGAACACCAGGGAAAAGGACATGGAGCTTTTCCTGAGGCTCTCGAAATCCGAAGCTCCTCGCACGAAGGACGATATCCCGACGCTCGCGCTCATACCGGCGTTTGTCACAAGCGAATTGAAGACCGCGTTCCAGATAGGGTTCCTCATCTATCTGCCGTTCCTCGCGATAGACATGATAGTGGCGAGCGTCCTCATGTCCATGGGCATGATGATGCTCCCTCCGGTAATGGTATCCATGCCTTTCAAACTCATGCTCTTCGTGCTTGTCGACGGGTGGTACCTGCTCGTCGGCTCGCTCGTCCAGAGCTTCGGATAG
- the fliN gene encoding flagellar motor switch protein FliN, with protein MKENEEGTQSGSLNDEWGAAFEETRQAQSTAKKDEVEARPASFSNLKPENSGAVTNIDMLLDIPLTVSVEIGRTRLLVKDLLQLGQGAVIELEKLAGEPMEILVNGRLIARGEAVVVNEKFGVKLTDIVSPSERISRLK; from the coding sequence ATGAAAGAGAACGAAGAAGGTACCCAGTCCGGTTCGCTGAATGACGAATGGGGCGCGGCCTTCGAGGAGACCAGGCAGGCCCAGTCTACGGCGAAAAAGGACGAGGTCGAGGCAAGGCCTGCGAGCTTCTCGAACCTTAAGCCCGAAAATTCCGGCGCAGTGACCAACATCGACATGCTCCTCGACATACCGCTTACGGTATCCGTCGAGATAGGGAGGACCAGGCTCCTGGTAAAGGACCTCCTTCAGCTCGGCCAGGGGGCGGTCATAGAGCTCGAGAAGCTCGCCGGTGAGCCGATGGAAATACTCGTGAACGGCAGGCTTATCGCCCGCGGCGAGGCCGTCGTAGTAAACGAGAAGTTCGGGGTGAAGCTCACGGACATCGTAAGCCCGAGCGAGAGGATAAGCAGGCTGAAATGA
- the fliO gene encoding flagellar biosynthetic protein FliO, with protein MNDSYMYLLVKSILTLFFLLGLFGAAMYALKRFARSESGSSSRAAVKPVKVIASAFLGPKRNIAIVEVAGEMLVLGLTPTTITFLSKIEGKDALEDLRRLKDGKQRSLFGILQGGI; from the coding sequence ATGAACGATTCGTACATGTATCTCCTCGTAAAATCCATACTGACGCTTTTTTTCCTCCTGGGACTTTTCGGCGCCGCCATGTACGCCCTCAAGCGTTTCGCGCGCTCCGAGTCCGGGTCCTCTTCAAGGGCGGCGGTGAAGCCAGTAAAGGTCATCGCATCCGCCTTTCTCGGCCCCAAGAGGAACATAGCGATAGTCGAGGTCGCGGGGGAGATGCTGGTTCTGGGGCTTACGCCCACCACCATAACGTTCCTTTCCAAAATAGAGGGAAAGGACGCGCTTGAGGACCTCCGTAGGCTCAAGGACGGGAAACAGAGGTCGCTCTTTGGGATCCTGCAGGGGGGCATATGA